The Bradysia coprophila strain Holo2 chromosome IV unlocalized genomic scaffold, BU_Bcop_v1 contig_81, whole genome shotgun sequence genome has a window encoding:
- the LOC119072313 gene encoding lysosomal Pro-X carboxypeptidase-like, which translates to MNKILVVLLIVQAALAVTSNELRSKKLAREGTIRKSNVEYIKTNNLRLSMEEGVHEFFEGEFSTRIDHFRPLNQQRVNFTYNANTHHFENYGPLYIYLKDAFDYSTDMIEEGLMVDIARETGAALLTFDPRYFGLNRPFDSASFENLELLSVEQAIADTAEFIRVIRREIPTAEFSRVILWGSGVGGTLAVFARSRYAHLIHAAWSSSGIFDSGVYSYGPYDVLEFTFDIDDGGVCRETIQDAYEEIVGLVLSGQGAELADRLNLCNPVETDNPSDVAALYENSIRAVMYYFEDFHHQGVLDFCEDMQAVEGEPLESLARWFRYVYGDEECFDPSYASSVERYSNPAWDEWGTSTGRRQWYFLQCTQIGSFLLADNNTWLPGTVDLEYHLQKCEDVFGVEFTYETIADAFYTLRDEFSLRIPNALYTNGNIDPLRYFGRVSDPTNEGIVINIDFASKSADLTSIDADEPDAFTRAKERIIDVVTRWSSEVPPTEPPVTPTSQP; encoded by the exons atgaacaaaattttagtaGTTTTGTTGATTGTTCAAGCAGCATTGGCTGTGACTTCGAACGAACTCCGCAGCAAGAAATTGGCTCGCGAGGGAACAATACGTAAATCGAATGTCGAGTACATCAAAACGAACAATCTGCGTTTATCGATGGAAGAGGGTGTGCACGAATTTTTCGAAGGTGAATTTTCGACACGAATCGACCACTTTCGTCCATTGAACCAACAACGAGTGAACTTT ACCTACAATGCAAACACGCACCACTTCGAGAACTATGGTCCACTCTACATTTATCTCAAAGATGCTTTCGATTACTCAACCGATATGATTGAAGAGGGTTTAATGGTAGATATAGCTCGTGAGACTGGCGCTGCTCTGTTAACATTCGATCCCAGATACTTCGGCCTCAATCGACCATTTGA TTCGGCttcattcgaaaatttggaattGTTGTCAGTGGAGCAAGCCATTGCTGATACGGCCGAGTTTATCAGAGTTATTCGTAGGGAAATTCCTACTGCCGAGTTTTCCAGAGTAATTTTGTGG GGCTCTGGTGTCGGAGGAACACTAGCCGTTTTCGCTAGAAGTAGATACGCACATCTCATCCATGCTGCATGGTCCTCAAGTGGCATTTTCGACTCAGGTGTCTACAGTTATG GTCCATATGATGTCCTAGAATTTACATTTGATATTGACGATGGTGGCGTATGTCGAGAGACGATTCAAGATGCATACGAAGAAATCGTTGGACTCGTACTGTCCGGTCAAGGTGCCGAACTTGCTGATCGTTTGAACTTATGCAATCCCGTTGAAACCGACAATCCATCAGATGTAGCTGCCCTGTACGAAAACAGTATCCGTGCTGTTATGTACTACTTTGAGGATTTCCA CCATCAAGGAGTGTTAGATTTCTGTGAAGATATGCAAGCCGTCGAGGGAGAGCCACTCGAATCATTGGCCCGCTGGTTCAGATACGTATATGGAGACGAAGAATGCTTCGATCCGAGCTACGCTTCATCCGTCGAAAGATATTCGAATCCTGCATGGGATGAGTGGGGAACCAGCACTGGAA GACGTCAGTGGTACTTCTTGCAATGTACACAAATTGGATCGTTTTTGTTGGCTGACAACAACACATGGCTTCCAGGAACTGTCGACTTAGAATATCATTTGCAGAAATGTGAAGATGTTTTCGGTGTCGA ATTCACATACGAAACAATAGCAGATGCCTTCTACACACTGAGAGACGAATTCAGTTTGCGTATACCAAATGCTCTTTACACCAACGGTAACATTGATCCACTAAGATATTTCGGTCGAGTGTCCGATCCGACAAATGAAGGAATAGTAATCAACATTGACT TCGCTTCGAAGTCTGCTGATCTAACATCAATTGACGCTGATGAACCAGATGCGTTCACTCGCGCAAAAGAACGAATCATTGATGTTGTCACAAGATGGTCGTCGGAAGTACCACCAACGGAACCACCAGTTACGCCGACTTCTCAACCATAA
- the LOC119072315 gene encoding dipeptidyl peptidase 2-like, whose translation MKAFIFLLSISSIFAYESPVYRQGDWNNRDKSAEPQSDQFYEGFFETRVDHFKPLNQTLTRFRYNVNANFFVTGGPLYIYIKDFRDNTTRVIEEGLVVDVSKDTRAAVMTFDMRFFGQNRPTSDASFENLELLTIEQTLADIAMFIRFIREYVGYDDYSTVILFGSGYGGSLAIWAKKRYPTLVTAGYASSGIVSLALYSFTPFDLLEYALMPNLEDTDCRDRLEQAYESLQELMDDGESDIIANRFNLCEPLDTNDPDDVASLYELSVRSLMNYMDTYHITGVRNFCLNMRAILADPLHSFARWIVHEYGDGSCFDHRFSALVERANDIEWDTYSTSTGQRQQYYLQCTQLGGFPVADRFTWIPQNVSLEYHLRKCNEIFGREFDENTLRSAVGTLMLEFQESIEDTLYTNGLIDPWRFFGRLFEEKGTSINIEYHSKSADLASLHLNDPYPLYEAKRQVDSVIREWSVRPTPPPEN comes from the exons ATGAAGGctttcatttttctgttatCTATATCGTCGATATTCGCATACGAATCTCCTGTCTACAGACAGGGCGATTGGAATAATCGTGACAAAAGTGCAGAGCCACAAAGCGATCAGTTCTATGAAGGATTCTTTGAAACCCGTGTTGACCACTTCAAGCCACTGAACCAAACGTTGACTCGTTTC CGCTACAATGTGAAtgcaaatttctttgtaaccGGTGGTCCtctttacatttacattaaaGACTTCCGTGATAATACAACAAGGGTTATCGAAGAAGGTTTAGTGGTTGATGTATCGAAGGACACGCGTGCAGCTGTAATGACTTTCGATATGAGATTCTTCGGTCAAAATCGTCCGACAAG CGATGCATCGTTTGAGAATTTGGAACTTCTAACCATTGAACAAACGTTAGCTGACATTGCAATGTTCATAAGATTTATCCGAGAATATGTTGGCTACGACGACTATTCGACGGTAATTTTATTCGGATCAGGATATGGCGGTTCATTGGCCATATGGGCCAAAAAACGGTATCCAACTCTAGTTACTGCAGGGTATGCCTCAAGTGGCATCGTATCACTGGCATTGTACAGTTTCA CACCATTTGACCTCCTTGAGTATGCGTTGATGCCAAATTTAGAAGACACAGACTGCAGAGACCGCCTTGAACAGGCATACGAAAGTCTGCAAGAATTAATGGACGATGGCGAGAGCGACATTATTGCCAATCGATTTAATCTCTGTGAGCCACTGGATACTAATGATCCGGACGACGTTGCATCTTTATATGAACTTTCGGTGCGATCGTTAATGAATTACATGGACACGTATCA TATCACCGGAGTCAGAAACTTCTGTCTCAATATGAGAGCCATTTTGGCCGATCCTCTTCATTCATTTGCTCGATGGATTGTCCATGAATACGGAGATGGTTCGTGTTTCGATCACAGATTCTCTGCATTAGTTGAACGTGCAAACGATATTGAATGGGATACTTACAGTACTAGTACCGGAC AAAGACAACAATACTACTTGCAATGTACGCAGCTCGGAGGATTTCCGGTTGCCGATCGGTTCACTTGGATCCCGCAGAATGTCTCACTGGAATACCATTTGAGAAAGTGCAATGAAATCTTCGGACGAGA ATTCGACGAAAATACCCTTCGCTCAGCGGTGGGAACTCTAATGCTCGAGTTCCAAGAATCAATTGAAGACACCCTTTACACGAACGGCCTAATTGACCCGTGGAGATTTTTCGGACGTCTTTTTGAAGAGAAAGGCACATCCATTAACATTgaat ATCATTCGAAATCGGCCGATTTGGCTTCATTGCATTTGAACGACCCGTACCCGCTGTACGAAGCTAAGCGACAGGTCGATAGTGTGATAAGGGAATGGTCGGTTCGTCCTACTCCACCGCCAGAAAATTGA
- the LOC119072314 gene encoding putative serine protease K12H4.7, which produces MNLLIVIAFATSAIFAVSAVEYQKLGSTPWEERPIETMNQFYEGIFRARLDHFRPQNQERVEFTYHVNANFYNPEGGPLYIYLKDYRDYTTRWIEDGLMVDIAQETGAAVLTFDHRYFGVNRPTDTASFEDLEFLSVEQILADVADFTRFVRQYIGNGRYTPVVLWGSGFGGVLSVWARSRYPHLVDAAWSSSGHIQPELASFGPYDIFEYTFMIPDDDGYCRALIKNAYDIIAYLVINGEGEYLSERMNLCTPVATDDEADVASLYENTIRAVLSYINEYHFTGVRSFCNDMAAIPGDPLNSFARWVRYVYGDQECFDHSYDTMIENTSNTTWGSFGTTEGRRQWYYLQCTQIGAFLLADNNTWLPGVVTLNYHLEKCADVFGVEFEYNTLSGAFNTLMQEYNQAISNVVYTNGYFDPFRYFGRLYDTSGLGTVVNMDFAAMSADLSSLSPNDPISIYEGKERVRELIERWSDMNPPQPPPTGTLPPPTSPADV; this is translated from the exons ATGAATTTGTTAATCGTAATTGCGTTTGCCACATCGGCAATATTTGCTGTGAGTGCTGTTGAATACCAAAAACTGGGATCGACACCATGGGAGGAACGACCCATCGAGACTATGAATCAATTCTACGAGGGAATATTCAGAGCCCGATTGGACCATTTCCGGCCACAAAATCAGGAAAGAGTTGAATTC ACCTACCACGTCAATGCAAACTTCTACAATCCAGAAGGTGGACCACTGTACATTTATCTGAAGGATTACCGCGATTACACAACCAGATGGATTGAAGACGGTTTGATGGTGGACATTGCTCAAGAAACTGGAGCTGCTGTATTGACCTTCGATCACCGTTACTTCGGTGTGAATCGTCCCACAGA CACTGCATCCTTCGAAGATTTGGAATTCCTTTCAGTCGAGCAGATTCTTGCCGATGTTGCTGATTTTACCCGATTTGTTCGTCAATATATTGGCAATGGTCGTTACACTCCAGTCGTTTTGTGGGGATCCGGTTTCGGAGGAGTCCTGTCGGTCTGGGCTAGAAGCCGTTATCCTCATCTCGTCGATGCCGC TTGGTCCTCAAGTGGACATATTCAACCTGAACTCGCTTCGTTCGGACCATACGACATCTTCGAATACACATTCATGATCCCCGATGACGACGGTTATTGCCGTGCATTGATTAAGAACGCCTACGACATTATTGCCTATCTCGTCATCAACGGCGAAGGTGAATATTTGAGCGAACGTATGAACCTTTGCACTCCAGTCGCGACTGACGATGAAGCTGATGTTGCATCCCTATACGAAAATACGATCAGAGCCGTACTCAGTTACATCAACGAATACCA CTTCACTGGCGTACGATCATTCTGTAATGATATGGCCGCCATCCCTGGAGATCCGCTAAACTCCTTTGCCAGATGGGTACGATACGTTTATGGAGATCAGGAGTGTTTCGATCACAGCTACGACACCATGATCGAAAATACATCAAACACTACCTGGGGATCGTTCGGAACTACAGAAGGAA GACGTCAATGGTACTATTTGCAATGCACCCAAATCGGAGCATTCTTGTTGGCTGACAACAATACCTGGTTACCTGGTGTTGTGACATTGAATTATCATTTGGAGAAATGCGCAGATGTTTTCGGCGTCGA ATTCGAATATAACACATTGAGCGGTGCGTTCAACACCCTCATGCAAGAGTACAATCAAGCTATTTCAAACGTTGTTTACACGAACGGATACTTCGATCCATTCAGATATTTCGGAAGACTTTACGATACATCCGGCCTTGGAACCGTTGTGAACATGGACT TCGCTGCAATGTCAGCCGATCTTAGTTCGCTATCACCTAACGATCCGATCTCAATCTACGAAGGAAAAGAAAGAGTCAGAGAATTAATTGAGAGATGGTCAGACATGAATCCACCACAACCACCACCAACAGGAACACTACCACCTCCAACATCACCAGCTGAtgtgtaa
- the LOC119072317 gene encoding uncharacterized protein LOC119072317, whose protein sequence is MTDRTSSRPTHKPSTSQWIDPRSFDILDRRITRMEVTINKIFVMVGDIVKHSNKEIRSRNEKRTEPTANRIPNGFKEPDLPLDDVKSIYLFNKMLKKKEIHSYLLEQEKEYCAPSKSTNNVVMTAYLKRFISLKVRHEVALKDPKGQKDVVLHRDFKRVYDFLIDVMKHGYLAYGERIKSTEIKTVLRTVWGRTNQMLEEKNRRNYK, encoded by the exons ATGACTGATCGGACTAGTTCCCGTCCTACGCACAAACCGTCTACCTCTCAGTGGATTGATCCGCGATCTTTCGATATACTTGATCGGCGAATAACACGGATGGAGGTCactatcaacaaaatttttgtaatggTTGGTGATATTGTCAAGCATTCGAATAAAGAGATTCGTTCCCGTAATGAAAAGCGTACGGAACCAACCGCGAATCGGATTCCCAACGGTTTTAAAGAGCCTGATTTACCCCTTGATGATGTGAAGAGCATTTATCTCTTCAATAAAATGCTCAAAAAGAAGGAAATTCATTCATATTTG cTGGAACAGGAAAAGGAATATTGTGCACCGTCGAAATCTACTAACAACGTCGTGATGACCGCCTATCTCAAACgatttatttcattgaaagtTCGGCACGAAGTTGCACTTAAGGATCCGAAAGGCCAAAAGGACGTAGTTCTTCATCGAGATTTTAAGCGCGTTTACGACTTTCTTATAGATGTTATGAAGCACGGATATTTGGCCTACGGCGAAAGAATAAAATCGACTGAAATTAAAACTGTCCTCCGTACGGTTTGGGGAAGAACAAACCAAATGTTGGAAGAAAAGAACCGTCGAAATTAcaagtaa